One part of the Suncus etruscus isolate mSunEtr1 chromosome 2, mSunEtr1.pri.cur, whole genome shotgun sequence genome encodes these proteins:
- the CHPF gene encoding chondroitin sulfate synthase 2: MRASLLLSVLRPAGPVAVGISLGFTLSLLSVTWVEEPCGPGPPQSGDPELPPRSNSNAARRPNSVQPGAERERPEAGTGENWEPRVLPYHPAQPGQTAKKAIRTRYISTELGIRQKLLVAVLTSQATLSTLGVAVNRTLGHRLERVVFLTDSRGRRAPPGMTVVTLGEERPVGHLHLALRHLLEQHGDDFDWFFLVPDATYTEAHGLARLVGHLSLATAAHLYLGRPQDFISGEPSPGRYCHGGFGVLLSRALLQQLRPHLESCRNEIISARPDEWLGRCILDATGVGCTGHHEGVQYSYLELGPGESVQERDPRFRSALTAYPVRDPVHMYQLHKAFARAELERTYQEIQELQWEIQNTSRLAADGERAAAWPVGIPAPSRPASRFEVLRWDYFTEQHTFSCADGSPRCPLRGADRADVAEVLGTALEELNRRYHPALRLRKQQLVNGYRRFDPARGMEYTLDLQLEALTPQGGRRALTRRVQLLRPLSRVEILPVPYVTEASRLTVLLPLAADERDLAPGFLEAFASAVLKPGDPAAALTLMLLYEPRQAQRAAAHADIFAPVKAHVAELERRFPGTRVPWLSVQTSAPSPLRLMDLLSKKHPLDTLFLLAGPDTVLTPDFLNRCRMHAIAGWQAFFPMHFQIFHPAVAPPQGPGPPELGRDTGRFDRQASSEACFYNSDYVAARGRLAAALEQEEDLLEGLDVYELFVRFSSGLHVLRAVEPTLLQRYRAPACSARLSEDLFHRCRQSALEGLGTRTQLAMQLFEQEPGNST, from the exons ATGCGGGCGTCGCTGCTGCTGTCGGTGCTGCGGCCCGCCGGGCCCGTGGCTGTGGGCATCTCCCTGGGCTTCACCCTGAGCCTGCTCAGCGTCACCTGGGTGGAGGAGCCCTGCGGCCCCGGGCCACCCCAGTCCGGGGATCCCGAGCTGCCCCCTCGCAGCAACAGCAATGCGGCGCGTCGGCCCAATTCGGTGCAACCCGGAGCAGAGCGCGAAAGGCCCGAGGCCGGCACCGGGGAGAATTGGGAGCCGCGGGTCTTGCCCTACCACCCCGCACAGCCCGGCCAGACCGCCAAGAAGGCCATCAG AACCCGCTACATCAGCACGGAGCTGGGCATCAGGCAGAAGTTGCTGGTGGCCGTGCTGACCTCCCAGGCCACGTTATCCACGCTAGGCGTGGCCGTGAACCGCACATTGGGACACCGGCTAGAACGTGTGGTCTTCCTGACGGATTCCAGAGGCCGCCGGGCACCTCCAGGCATGACCGTGGTGACCCTGGGTGAGGAGAGGCCTGTTGGACACTTGCACCTGGCATTGCGCCACCTGCTGGAGCAGCACGGAGATGATTTTGACTGGTTCTTCCTGGTCCCCGATGCCACCTACACGGAGGCACATGGACTGGCACGCCTAGTGGGCCACCTCAGCCTGGCTACTGCGGCCCATCTCTATCTGGGCCGCCCTCAGGACTTTATCAGCGGGGAGCCCTCCCCTGGCCGCTACTGTCACGGGGGCTTCGGGGTGCTGCTGTCCCGTGCTCTGCTGCAGCAGCtgcgcccccacctggaaagcTGCCGCAATGAAATCATCAGTGCCCGCCCTGACGAGTGGCTAGGCCGCTGTATCCTGGACGCCACCGGCGTGGGTTGTACCGGACATCACGAG gGGGTGCAATACAGCTATCTGGAGCTGGGCCCTGGGGAGTCTGTGCAGGAGCGAGACCCTCGTTTCCGAAGTGCCCTGACTGCCTACCCTGTGCGGGATCCTGTGCACATGTACCAGCTGCACAAGGCTTTTGCTCGGGCAGAACTAGAACGCACGTACCAGGAGATCCAGGAGCTGCAG TGGGAGATCCAGAACACTAGCCGCCTGGCTGCTGATGGAGAACGGGCAGCCGCCTGGCCCGTGGGTATCCCGGCTCCCTCGCGCCCGGCTTCCCGCTTTGAGGTGCTGCGCTGGGACTATTTCACAGAGCAGCACACCTTCTCCTGCGCCGATGGCTCGCCTCGCTGCCCACTTCGAGGGGCAGACCGCGCCGATGTGGCCGAAGTTCTGGGGACCGCCCTGGAAGAACTCAACCGCCGCTACCACCCAGCCCTGCGGCTCCGTAAACAGCAGCTGGTGAATGGCTACCGCCGCTTTGACCCGGCTCGGGGCATGGAATATACGTTGGACTTACAGCTGGAGGCGCTGACCCCTCAAGGTGGTCGGCGGGCCCTGACCCGTCGTGTGCAGCTGCTGCGGCCACTAAGCCGCGTGGAAATCCTGCCCGTGCCCTATGTCACCGAAGCATCCCGTCTCACCGTGTTGCTGCCTCTGGCAGCCGACGAGCGTGACCTGGCACCCGGCTTCCTGGAGGCCTTCGCCTCGGCTGTGTTGAAGCCAGGGGACCCCGCAGCCGCGCTCACCCTCATGTTGCTTTATGAGCCCCGGCAGGCCCAGCGTGCTGCCGCACACGCTGACATCTTTGCCCCCGTCAAGGCCCACGTGGCAGAGCTGGAACGACGATTCCCTGGCACCCGGGTgccctggctcagtgttcagaccTCTGCGCCCTCCCCGTTGCGCCTCATGGATCTGCTTTCCAAGAAGCACCCATTGGACACACTCTTTCTGCTGGCCGGGCCAGACACGGTCCTCACCCCTGACTTCCTCAACCGCTGCCGCATGCATGCCATCGCAGGCTGGCAGGCCTTTTTCCCCATGCACTTCCAAATCTTCCACCCAGCCGTGGCCCCACCGCAGGGCCCGGGGCCCCCGGAGCTGGGCCGAGACACGGGTCGCTTTGACCGCCAGGCTTCCAGCGAGGCCTGTTTCTACAACTCCGACTACGTGGCAGCCCGTGGGCGGCTGGCCGCCGCTTTGGAGCAGGAGGAGGACCTGCTGGAGGGCCTAGATGTCTATGAACTGTTCGTGCGCTTCTCCTCGGGCCTGCATGTCCTGCGCGCTGTGGAGCCCACGTTGCTGCAGCGCTATCGGGCACCCGCGTGCAGCGCCCGGCTCAGCGAGGACTTGTTCCACCGCTGCCGTCAGAGCGCACTCGAAGGCCTGGGCACTCGCACCCAGCTCGCCATGCAGCTCTTTGAGCAGGAACCGGGCAACAGCACCTGA